A single window of Debaryomyces hansenii CBS767 chromosome F complete sequence DNA harbors:
- a CDS encoding DEHA2F16324p (weakly similar to uniprot|Q12161 Saccharomyces cerevisiae YOL054W PSH1 Nuclear protein), producing the protein MEEIEENLQVWAPVDDQLKSILIAKIHATIECSVCQEIMHVPFMMQCGHSSCYKCLYTWFGVKMNCPTCREINENKPILNVPLRQISRNISDLIIEMSKDKDEADRIKSQRKEATEEYQEDFEQNSLFGDAFKSALTLIDRSDGVPRCGNCHWEAHGTVCLHCGTRFRIPREDSYYDSDDGDAYDEDDEETTRYGGNGREEYDSEDSFIDNGIPSIDLRGGDSSDDDVREIHGDEWTGFDNQSIGSSMNDDYEADLHRALEDFHNDALDDDSDDTDDIIHRRPRVIDISDDDE; encoded by the exons ATGGAAGAGATAGAGGAAAACCTTCAAGTGTGGGCGCCAGTG GATGACCAGTTGAAGAGTATTTTGATCGCTAAGATACACGCCACGATAGAATGTTCAGTGTGTCAAGAAATTATGCATGTGCCGTTCATGATGCAATGTGGCCACTCTAGCTGTTATAAATGTCTCTATACGTGGTTCGGCGTAAAGATGAACTGTCCTACTTGTCGAGAAATCAATGAGAACAAGCCCATTCTAAACGTACCTTTGCGGCAAATCAGTAGAAATATATCagatttaataattgaGATGTCAAAGGATAAGGATGAAGCAGATAGAATAAAAAGTCAGAGAAAGGAAGCTACTGAGGAATATCAGGAGGATTTTGAGCAAAATTCACTTTTTGGTGATGCATTCAAATCAGCATTGACGTTAATAGATAGATCAGATGGCGTACCTAGATGCGGGAATTGCCACTGGGAGGCACATGGTACAGTCTGCTTACATTGTGGTACCAGGTTTCGTATACCAAGAGAAGATTCATATTACGATTCAGACGATGGAGATGCCTACGATGAGGATGACGAAGAAACAACACGTTATGGTGGTAATGGTAGGGAAGAATACGATAGTGAGGATAGTTTCATTGATAATGGTATACCATCTATTGATTTGAGGGGTGGAGATTCTTCAGACGACGATGTACGTGAAATACATGGTGACGAATGGACAGGGTTTGATAATCAGAGCATAGGAAGTTCAATGAACGACGATTACGAAGCAGACTTACACAGAGCATTGGAAGATTTCCATAATGATGCATTAGATGATGATAGCGATGACACAGATGACATTATCCATAGAAGGCCGAGGGTAATTGACATTagtgatgacgatgaataA
- a CDS encoding DEHA2F16280p (weakly similar to uniprot|Q04847 Saccharomyces cerevisiae YMR258C), with protein MCTKSSVTWRKEQQLQRSKSTIPRNMKSLLDIPLEIVDDILFFLPQQEIINLSLTNFQFYQPCMKKLYQRVTIRKDPVLKQNKDNVRGIDFTDSTQTVIYGFNKITKEENHFKLINARLQSLISSISINTQLLDYIEEITIFDSFDKTINEALLKLMSSLEKSGLKRLIITNPALRRQVNQIILKDGFQNLQLIAIDEVNQLNGITKFPNIRELIVSFKEDTQENRQLSELKINQQLVKGLEQLKSITVTTDNKSYRLFIKVLNHINDKIAFQLNLHTFTLNYYHDDLLLIEKFIKSNIINWKSITSLQLAIGCDDVKCNQECLSRLTLPVYLLQKIAFVQNTEKIIDTHKFNEIWDIKVVGMLQELDTKVLKYVSIRHSPCENGVFFDGMEGNYLQRVKLYTHTLPTAIESNRAILVLPNFMKSLSCYEQMMNNLLWNGCKCDHCTIYLGDLDEHLMCHKYYNFRLHQFKDIISSNLFVTISEWLSRRLHGTDVLSDLDYLKYPFNDNTWNFHDNLFSIPFKCLNHKNYEEHEYDDEDEVDIFHDAKPDFEPCKFDEHLFRPVGKCISHFINDLIIQIVDLNRGNAEDIELDKFNDLNDGTGIEKFRKIIFNGVCYNLDKELNGTSYFQNVYD; from the coding sequence ATGTGTACTAAATCATCGGTGACCTGGAGGAAAGAACAGCAATTGCAGAGATCAAAGTCAACAATACCAAGAAATATGAAGCTGTTATTAGATATACCTTTAGAAATAGTCGATGATATACTATTTTTCTTGCCCCAGCAAGAGATAATTAACTTATCGCTAACAAACTTTCAGTTTTATCAGCCATgtatgaaaaaattatatcagAGGGTAACCATTAGAAAAGACCCAGTGCTTAAACAGAATAAGGATAATGTCCGAGGCATTGATTTCACTGATTCCACTCAAACCGTCATTTATGGGTTCAATAAGATTACGAAGGAGGAGAATCATTTCAAGCTCATCAATGCCCGCTTGCAATCATTAATCTCCTCGATTTCAATCAATACACAACTACTTGActatattgaagaaataacaATCTTCGATTCTTTTGATAAAACCATCAATGAAGCATTACTAAAGTTAATGAGTTCGCTAGAGAAGTCTGGtttgaaaagattgatCATTACCAATCCCGCATTACGGAGACAGGTGAATCAAATCATATTGAAAGATGGATTTCAGAACCTTCAGTTGATAGCAATTGATGAAGTGAACCAATTAAACGGCATAACTAAGTTTCCTAATATTAGAGAGCTAATTGTATCATTCAAGGAGGATACTCAAGAAAATCGTCAATTAAGTGAGCTTAAGATAAATCAACAGTTGGTTAAAGGTCTAGAACAGCTCAAGTCAATAACTGTAACCACCGATAATAAGTCATACAGGCTTTTTATAAAAGTTTTGAATCATATTAATGACAAAATTGCATTTCAACTAAATTTACACACGTTTACGTTGAACTATTACCACGACGACCTATTACTTATCGagaaatttattaagagtaatattataaattggAAATCAATTACATCCTTGCAATTAGCTATTGGATGTGACGACGTGAAATGTAATCAAGAATGTTTGTCGAGATTAACACTCCCGGTTTATTTGTTGCAAAAGATTGCCTTTGTCCAGAATactgaaaaaattattgacacacataaatttaatgaaatatgGGACATTAAGGTCGTTGGTATGTTGCAAGAACTCGACACTAAAGTATTAAAGTATGTTTCTATTCGACACAGCCCATGTGAGAATGGAGTGTTTTTCGATGGAATGGAAGGAAATTATTTACAACGTGTAAAGCTATACACACATACTTTACCAACCGCAATTGAATCGAATAGAGCTATTTTAGTATTGCCTAACTTCATGAAAAGTTTGTCGTGCTACGAGCAAAtgatgaataatttattgtGGAATGGTTGCAAGTGTGATCATTGTACAATTTACTTGGGTGACTTGGACGAACACCTTATGTGCCACAAATATTATAACTTCAGACTACACCAATTCAAGGATATTATCAGTAGTAACCTATTTGTCACCATTAGCGAGTGGCTAAGCAGAAGACTCCATGGTACCGATGTTTTGAGTGACCTAGACTACTTAAAATATCCGTTCAACGATAATACGTGGAACTTCCACGACAACCTTTTCTCCATTCCCTTCAAATGCTTAAACCACAAGAACTATGAAGAGCACGAGTAcgatgatgaggatgaagTGGATATTTTCCACGATGCGAAACCTGACTTTGAGCCGTGCAAATTCGATGAACATCTCTTCAGGCCCGTTGGAAAATGTATTTCTCACTTCATCAACGATctcattattcaaattgttgatcTAAATAGAGGTAATGCAGAGGATATCGAACTCGACAAGTTTAATGATCTCAATGATGGAACTGGTATTGAGAAATTTAGAAAGATCATTTTCAATGGAGTTTGCTACAACTTAGACAAGGAATTGAATGGTACAAGTTACTTTCAAAATGTATAtgattaa
- a CDS encoding DEHA2F16258p (some similarities with uniprot|Q03125 Saccharomyces cerevisiae YDR043C NRG1 Transcriptional repressor that recruits the Cyc8p-Tup1p complex to promoters), whose protein sequence is MLNRDHPYTNIRHPQPYQLTLPSFNELLTSIPLPTDFTQYSKGALPAPANIHAHPLSGAMGNGVASTIGGAIQHPTIGSVHGAQSPPNSTSTAHLVHTGQIPPIPPSLPGPAQDLPNTPYTHSTVIDQFKIPTPPSSAYSFKESRMKDKRKHTCKVCQRSFTTSGHLARHNRIHTGERKHFCPWPSCDARFARQDNCMQHYKTHKNGKKRTKRF, encoded by the coding sequence ATGCTTAATAGAGACCACCCCTACACGAATATAAGGCATCCGCAGCCGTACCAGCTAACATTGCCTTCATTCAATGAGCTCTTAACAAGCATTCCATTACCCACGGATTTCACACAATATTCTAAGGGTGCTTTACCGGCCCCTGCGAACATTCATGCCCATCCACTTTCTGGTGCGATGGGTAACGGCGTGGCCCTGACTATTGGTGGTGCGATCCAACACCCGACTATAGGTAGTGTGCATGGTGCGCAATCGCCGCCCAATAGCACTCTGACAGCGCACTTGGTCCACACCGGCCAAATACCGCCTATACCGCCTTCGCTACCCGGGCCTGCGCAGGATCTCCCTAACACTCCCTACACGCATTCCACGGTTATCGACCAATTTAAAATCCCGACGCCTCCCCTGTCCGCGTACtctttcaaagaatctCGTATGAAAGACAAACGCAAACATACATGTAAGGTATGCCAGAGGTCGTTTACCACATCGGGACATTTAGCAAGGCACAATAGAATTCATACCGGGGAGAGAAAACATTTTTGTCCATGGCCGAGTTGCGATGCAAGATTCGCCCGGCAGGACAATTGCATGCAGCATTACAAAACCCACAAGAATGGCAAGAAACGAACAAAAAGGTTCTAG
- a CDS encoding DEHA2F16390p (similar to uniprot|P42846 Saccharomyces cerevisiae YNL308C KRI1 Essential nucleolar protein required for 40S ribosome biogenesis) yields MARKKSATKRAKEALENDTSEATTTIATKESLPEKKKQIQESYDEEESSSSEEEDEYGNLITNNVQEGINKILSTLKSDPKKLLDPEVKFFEDPDNEKSGSQARKSKEAPIYLKDYHRMNLLSGNYKDDDENDFETVDGEKPFAVTQREERNQLISDIKNQFDNDDENEDDDDDFLTKKEHVRSRNFDGVETKLPDPEVNQDGFLSAFIDKQAWIPKKNDKVIDLDKIDNEDDEQFDQAVEDFERAYNFRYEDPNSAEIVSYARNQATLRRSATNSRKRQRDKKNDEREKEEEKKQELLKKKKTAKLNKVMDRLEKIKQAVGDEVDDEVIKKVFGESLLGDDFDDADWDSKMAEIFNEQYYNAELSKPEWDEDDEIMSDFNNQKQNDEDGSDYQDKESVEEDNVEEPPSKKSKKEKLKDKKAVKKEKESLKEKAQEIVEANKLKIIDEVEEERGRSKDNDEVKFKYREVSPETFGLTTRDILLADDKQLNNFIGLKKFAPYRPKELRLKDKRKYTKKRHLQDWRKEVFHDRSGPKLPKDSSENEIWIPMDAAEADMHHKHKVHKKDKKDKKSKHKK; encoded by the coding sequence ATGGCTAGAAAGAAGTCCGCTACAAAGAGAGCCAAGGAAGCGCTTGAGAATGATACCTCTGAAGCTACAACAACAATCGCAACGAAGGAATCTCTTCCtgagaagaagaaacaaattcaagaatcttacgatgaagaagaatcatCCTCatctgaagaagaagatgaatacGGTAACTTAATCACTAATAATGTCCAAGAAGgtataaacaaaatattgagTACACTTAAAAGTGATCCAAAGAAGTTATTGGACCCTGAAGTAAAATTCTTTGAAGACCCGGACAACGAAAAGTCTGGTTCTCAAGCCAGGAAGAGTAAGGAAGCtccaatttatttgaaggaTTATCATAGAATGAACTTATTATCAGGTAACTATaaagatgatgacgaaaatgattttgaaactGTAGATGGCGAAAAGCCATTTGCAGTAACTCAAAGAGAAGAgagaaatcaattaatctctgatattaaaaatcagtttgataatgacgatgaaaatgaagatgatgatgatgatttcttAACTAAAAAAGAACATGTCAGATCTAGAAATTTTGATGGAGTCGAAACGAAGTTGCCAGATCCAGAAGTCAATCAAGATGGATTTTTAAGTGCTtttattgataaacaaGCTTGGATTCCTAAAAAGAACGACAAGGTAATCGATTTggataaaattgataatgaagatgacgaaCAGTTTGATCAGGCCGTGGAAGACTTTGAACGTGCCTATAACTTTAGATATGAGGATCCAAATTCCGCAGAAATTGTTTCGTATGCTCGTAATCAAGCCACTTTAAGAAGATCAGCAACCAATTCTCGTAAGAGACAAAGAGATAAGAAGAACGACGAAagagagaaagaagaagaaaagaaacaagaattattgaagaagaagaaaacagcgaaattgaataaagtTATGGACAGACTTGAAAAGATCAAACAAGCTGTTGGGGATGAAGTAGATGATGAGGTCATCAAAAAGGTATTTGGTGAATCCTTATTAggtgatgattttgatgatgCGGATTGGGATAGCAAGATGGCAGAGATTTTCAATGAACAGTACTACAATGCTGAATTAAGTAAGCCTGAATGGgatgaggatgatgaaatcATGTCAGATTTCAATAATCAGAAacaaaatgatgaagatggtAGTGACTATCAAGATAAAGAATCGgtagaagaagataatgtAGAAGAGCCACCTTCAAAGAAATCCAAAAAGGAGAAGTTGAAGGATAAGAAGGCAgttaaaaaagaaaaagaatcGTTAAAAGAAAAGGCACAGGAAATAGTTGAAGCTAATAAActcaaaatcattgatgaagttgaagagGAAAGAGGGCGCTCCAAAGACAACGACGAGgtcaaattcaaataccGTGAAGTTTCTCCTGAGACATTTGGTTTAACAACAAGAGACATTTTATTGGCTGATGATAAgcaattgaacaattttatTGGTCTCAAGAAATTTGCTCCTTACAGGCCTAAAGAACTAAGATTGAAGGACAAAAGGAAATATACTAAAAAGAGGCATTTGCAAGACTGGAGAAAAGAGGTTTTCCACGATAGGAGTGGCCCAAAGCTTCCTAAGGACAGTTCTGAGAATGAAATTTGGATTCCAATGGATGCAGCTGAAGCTGACATGCATCATAAACATAAAGTACATaagaaagataagaaagataagaaaaGTAAGCataagaaataa
- a CDS encoding DEHA2F16346p (similar to uniprot|A3LZV5 Pichia stipitis Predicted protein [PICST_91380]), giving the protein MSLRQLPFANTCRNLYFNIKNYKSPRKRPTFKATNHPFCTNSQLLDQSYTSWLMKTSKTIPSKIFSHIAEKQERERRYRDGEEDKYNCTISSSLYVNQSSNIQIPSELTVDDHHSQNKSTIGKDIIKLMEEHNIKTIAERLRLYKEEDKVVEPEIINQLFEMAIENEPKREVLPNECEVELPRYQRNTGLYLDTSYYRFIYDKIPHLYDICQSYEKIMFNNKKFQENYIWLCYHMDNVNTLQQLVYVYLKQSDYDSKVISYIMSGFILNYEVEFSKTLLQNIISLGKPLDASVLDVVIHQFIKVDSLFENIVSVLESWIKSKNCIQPTPKTMATILGEYYKYGTEEEIGLIKILISSLGYSNHTLIKQINLRYKIIQRDPSHFKKDVLKEDIVQFNEISRELNDNKQELKDFYYSFMIMFSKYSDLKMIKFVIYKMQQEGVELDEKFFSVICKYYATHEKFLQLFNFLKAISKNLEFNETYLRDLFDGFVNTYPHYADEFTNKFHSWIKGSTSFKDCDKERYLSAMKIVKLESQYTPYGIHKNTLNSKKYESCDWSKISWTRNLRGKADPVTGQVNFRVTKGFRDILRKGVKPDYNVVESTFRRSNAENRRKLFELLDTIRLPATKQQKLSIIDLQVDTTKSRLFKYYTNGIGHLNSNSRILLGRIFFNNGMHSQANTVLNGMRLEEMNDRSYMIKLNIQLRNYMACHQYANIIDTIQQFPIDDIVLSPYIYNQCCYIEKKLMQKLKIEELKEQQNDLQHRQKTYSYVATNGELIENAPKLGMKLPPPRYTIAPALKTLRGLIGDIDARLTKDRTDIMNEIQQMFTFLNRWIADRDERKI; this is encoded by the coding sequence ATGCTGTTACGGCAGTTACCATTTGCCAATACATGTCGGAACTtgtatttcaatattaagAACTACAAGTCTCCAAGGAAAAGACCGACATTTAAAGCTACAAACCATCCATTCTGCACCAATTCACAGTTGCTAGATCAGTCATACACTAGTTGGTTGATGAAGACTTCTAAAACTATACCGTCCAAGATATTCAGCCACATTGCAGAGAAACAAGAAAGGGAAAGGCGATATAGGGatggtgaagaagataaatataattgcaCAATCTCAAGTAGTTTGTACGTTAACCAATCCAGTAATATCCAGATACCTTCTGAATTGACAGTTGATGATCACCATTCTCAGAACAAAAGTACTATTGGCAAggatattattaaattgatGGAAGAACATAATATAAAAACAATAGCGGAAAGGCTACGCTTgtataaagaagaagacaaagTGGTTGAAccagaaataataaatcagcTATTTGAAATGGCAATTGAAAACGAGCCGAAGCGAGAGGTGCTACCAAATGAATGTGAAGTAGAATTACCAAGATATCAGCGTAACACAGGACTATATTTGGATACCTCATATTACCGGTTCATATATGACAAAATTCCGCATCTATATGATATATGCCAATCATACGAGAAGATAatgtttaataataaaaagtttCAAGAGAACTATATCTGGCTATGCTATCACATGGATAATGTCAATACATTACAACAATTGGTTTATGTTTATCTAAAACAATCAGACTATGACTCCAAAGTGATAAGTTATATTATGAGTGGGTTTATACTAAATTATGAAGTTGAATTTTCCAAAACATTACTTCAGAATATAATAAGTCTAGGGAAACCTCTCGACGCATCAGTTCTTGATGTAGTAATTCACCAATTTATTAAGGTTGATTcgttatttgaaaatatagtCTCAGTGCTTGAATCGTGGATTAAATCTAAGAATTGTATTCAGCCAACTCCTAAAACAATGGCCACAATTTTAGGTGAATATTACAAGTATGGCACTGAGGAAGAAATTGGTCtcataaaaattttaatctCCTCTTTGGGATACTCGAATCATACCTTGATAAAGCAAATCAATTTGAGGtataaaataatacaaaGAGACCCAAGCCACTTCAAAAAGGACgtattgaaagaagacatagttcaatttaatgaaatttcgAGAGAGttgaatgataataagCAAGAATTAAAGGATTTCTACTATTCTTTTATGATCATGTTTAGTAAATACTcagatttgaaaatgataaaatttgtGATTTATAAGATGCAGCAAGAAGGCGTTGAGCTAGATGAAAAGTTTTTCAGTGtaatttgtaaatattatGCTACACATGAAAAGTTTTTACAATTGTTCAACTTTTTGAAGGctatttcaaagaatctagaatttaatgaaacaTATTTACGGGATTTGTTTGATGGTTTTGTCAATACTTATCCTCATTATGCAGACGAATTTACTAACAAGTTTCATCTGTGGATTAAAGGAAGTACTTCCTTCAAAGATTGTGATAAGGAGCGTTATTTGTCAGCTATGAAAATTGTCAAACTTGAATCACAATATACTCCATACGGTATTCATAAGAACACATTAAATTCTAAGAAATATGAATCGTGTGATTGGTCTAAGATATCATGGACAAGGAACTTGAGAGGTAAAGCAGATCCTGTTACAGGACAGGTCAATTTTAGGGTTACAAAGGGGTTCAGAGATATTTTGCGAAAGGGCGTTAAACCTGATTATAACGTAGTAGAAAGCACATTTAGACGACTGAATGCAGAAAACAGGCgtaaattatttgagttATTAGACACTATAAGACTTCCAGCTACCAAACAGCAAAAGTTATCTATAATAGATCTCCAAGTCGACACAACTAAATCGAGGCTTTTCAAATACTATACAAATGGAATTGGCCacttgaattcaaatagCAGAATTTTATTGGGAagaattttcttcaacaatgGGATGCATTCACAAGCGAATACCGTTTTAAATGGCATGAGATTGGAGGAAATGAACGACAGGTCTTATATGATTAAACTTAACATCCAATTGCGTAACTATATGGCATGCCATCAGTATgcaaatataattgatacTATTCAACAGTTTCCCATCGATGATATCGTGTTAAGCCCGTATATTTATAACCAATGTTGCTATATCGAGAAAAAGTTGATgcagaaattaaaaattgagGAACTAAAAGAACAACAAAATGACTTACAACATCGACAAAAGACTTACAGTTACGTTGCAACAAACGGAGAATTGATAGAAAATGCTCCAAAACTTGGTATGAAATTACCCCCTCCACGGTATACAATTGCTCCCGCTTTAAAAACGTTGAGAGGACTTATTGGTGATATAGACGCAAGACTTACCAAGGATAGAACAGATATTATGAACGAAATTCAGCAAATGTTCACATTTTTAAATAGGTGGATAGCTGATAGAGATGAACGAAAGATATAG
- a CDS encoding DEHA2F16368p (no similarity), with the protein MNGSFQNYSQPTPQDLDFLINDLRFPSPDTTIHKTLGYLYHYIPYVKYEHNLKLVVASFLNNPLCFGQGGAPFESNYMIIEVFKLIADKKLKISKPTLSIKSWYTIILKEISNFALFNPQMNSWKVLPIISGLLLSNGLRNMLYTKDYPLEYRWFFKDWDEKIMKLFKYCLKYTLSATHSDDVINLTLVSLAITYRKEENIGDYTSNISSNFIISRLIHLIFGNSDISAAVYTKFFFISPDDPKADVTVQSEIMSKPVLKQLNKLAFLLESYFKKLPVHESSYPLILDSLDKIHIFNKTLCFSTQASLFNHNPVQSTDSANSSINQRFWYLMKTLLFAEVVVYQGILTRFLTSTAGNNLTFFSKIYTSRSFNSLELEYKHISLKILNNLYYMNHILHSIGQGGFDSYNFVYYLSLEFALNNGSSTFEFENLTRFLIGDYQEVNLFPEVINNNYVVRCKVLFVLGLWENYLQQEKQNQAFIKHDIFSVCLHLVDDSIFVDPELIEASHSVLLICFSSEKNSTTIKESTEYVQLLFKQFPRLLSSSQLSIGVETVGKKILSSPVSYNEGLYANSVDEFLNFLYFACLHARSGIPIDSHESTNEVAFTSAQPISEIAASSTMSHLDKKKNENTDIIRANKIKKPKAVVNLKLPKNKSSNDYKFERRIKPETTREALIVSAINLVPYLPLSVFTKWLDKIWSLIEMSNTHEMPYLTSMLWKVLSENMDLNRCEIGFKWWYESKRAAENLDVWLLKL; encoded by the coding sequence ATGAACGgaagttttcaaaattaccTGCAGCCTACTCCACAAGATTTGGATTTCTTGATCAATGATTTGAGATTTCCTCTGCCGGATACTACCATTCACAAAACTTTGGGATATTTATACCACTATATCCCTTACGTTAAATATGAACATAACCTTAAATTGGTTGTGGCTAGTTTTCTTAACAACCCTTTGTGTTTCGGTCAAGGGGGTGCTCCGTTTGAATCCAATTATATGATAATCGAGGTTTTCAAGTTAATTGCAGACAAGAAGTTAAAAATTTCGAAACCAAcgttatcaattaaatcatgGTATACGATTATTTTAAAGGAAATTAGCAATTTTGCACTCTTCAATCCCCAAATGAATAGCTGGAAAGTATTGCCTATTATTAGTGGTCTATTGTTATCGAATGGTTTAAGAAATATGCTATATACTAAGGACTATCCACTTGAATATAGATGGTTTTTCAAAGATTGGGATGAAAAGATTATGaagttattcaaatacTGTTTGAAATACACACTTTCTGCGACACATTCAGACGATGTCATCAATTTAACGTTGGTTAGTTTAGCAATAACATATCgtaaagaagaaaacattGGAGATTATACGCTGAACATATCGAgcaatttcatcatttcgagattaattcatttgataTTCGGAAATTCAGATATATCTGCAGCAGTATACACCAAGTTCTTTTTTATAAGCCCAGATGATCCAAAAGCGGATGTAACAGTCCAGTCAGAAATAATGCTGAAGCCTGTATTGAAACAATTAAACAAACTTGCATTTTTGTTAGAGAGTTATTTCAAGAAGCTACCTGTCCATGAGTCATCATATCCATTAATTTTGGATAGCTTGGATAAAATtcatatattcaataaaacaTTGTGTTTCTCGACGCAAGCATCTTTGTTTAACCACAATCCCGTGCAATCTACAGATAGTGCTAATAGTTCCATTAACCAGCGATTTTGGTACTTGATGAAAACCCTTTTATTTGCAGAAGTTGTTGTTTATCAGGGTATTTTAACAAGGTTTTTAACTTCAACTGCAGGTAATAATTTGACTTTTTTTTCGAAGATTTATACTTCAAGATCCTTCAATTCATTGGAATTAGAATATAAACACATCTccttgaaaattttgaataacctatattatatgaatCATATTTTGCACTCAATTGGACAAGGGGGCTTTGACAGTTATAATTTTGTCTATTATTTATCCTTAGAGTTTGCCTTGAATAACGGTTCATCTAcgtttgaatttgaaaacttaaCAAGGTTTTTAATAGGAGATTATCAAGAAGTCAATTTATTTCCAGAAGTCATCAACAATAACTATGTGGTTCGTTGTAAAGTATTGTTTGTTTTAGGGTTATGGgagaattatttgcaacAAGAAAAACAAAACCAAGCATTTATAAAACatgatatattttctgTATGTCTTCATTTAGTTGATGATTCGATATTTGTCGATCCTGAATTGATAGAAGCAAGCCATTCGGTCCTTTTGATATGCTTCTCCAGCGAAAAAAATAGTACAACTATAAAAGAGTCTACCGAATATGTTCAGTTGCTCTTCAAACAATTCCCaagattattatcatcaagCCAACTAAGCATAGGGGTAGAAACAGTAGGAAAAAAGATCTTATCTTCTCCTGTTTCGTATAATGAAGGGTTATATGCCAATTCCGTGGACGAATTTTTAAACTTTCTATATTTTGCTTGTCTACATGCAAGATCTGGAATTCCCATAGACTCGCATGAAAGTACTAATGAAGTTGCGTTCACTTCGGCTCAACCTATATCGGAAATCGCTGCATCCTCTACCATGAGCCATTTagataagaaaaagaatgaaaatacTGACATCATCCGTGCCAATAAGATAAAGAAGCCGAAAGCTGTGgtcaatttgaaattaccGAAAAACAAGTCCTCCAATGATTATAagtttgaaagaagaattaagCCTGAAACAACCAGGGAAGCTTTGATTGTTTCCGCAATAAACTTAGTCCCTTACTTGCCATTATCAGTATTTACGAAATGGTTGGATAAGATATGGAGTTTGATCGAAATGAGTAATACCCATGAAATGCCTTATTTGACATCAATGTTATGGAAGGTTCTTAGTGAAAATATGGACTTGAATAGATGTGAAATAGGTTTTAAATGGTGGTATGAATCAAAACGAGCTGCAGAGAACCTTGATGTTTGGTTATTGAAGCTTTAG
- a CDS encoding DEHA2F16302p (similar to uniprot|P10174 Saccharomyces cerevisiae YMR256C COX7 Subunit VII of cytochrome c oxidase) produces MANPQRIIDLQKHYQNSNKKLWLRGKHSKFVVFPFYALFTVSTIFPLYYAGRAIAGIKDEE; encoded by the coding sequence ATGGCCAACCCacaaagaattattgactTACAGAAACATTACCAAAATTCTAACAAGAAATTATGGTTGAGAGGTAAGCACTCCAAGTTCGTTGTTTTCCCATTCTACGCTTTATTCACCGTGTCTACCATTTTCCCATTATACTATGCTGGAAGAGCTATTGCTGGTATCAAAGATGAGGAATAA